A single Xiphias gladius isolate SHS-SW01 ecotype Sanya breed wild chromosome 22, ASM1685928v1, whole genome shotgun sequence DNA region contains:
- the LOC120784474 gene encoding interleukin-21 receptor-like gives MKCLQLLFVCWWSSIFAVTGCIRVDGYSCVSAYWDKITCVLNITSTPEGQSNSTYSLKFTDIKKGMNSTCPLVMMNNRYSCVCKVGSRKIFTSTKSYAIQLCNESGCSSLIANFSPSQNIQLTPPHQLEVQQTPDNFNITWKSGYEDNPYLATYLEYELSLQNSKSSGSKTLKRYEKFIWLPRLQFDSYATYCIKVRSKPFVKLYNGTWSKWSPQTCWTKDEQKVFLEQENISVMLTKYLGPVCVVVGVLLFVFYSPATRMKIKTLSHTPSPVPFFQSLFEKHEGNLQEWLSPQGKFALTYKTEEILISDAVTVVPVPITKDLEEKQEFHNPSVAQLAFNQCQTSYFSLPGMHGASQPMTMVCPGETSYTQLPHSVWGFGIGEVRAVSASPEDFLEISHADSGCSCEDLTQSTGCSLPSSPVVDSSPPCYSSDYCILNKTAEGVVPVLVSK, from the exons ATGAAGTGTCTGCAGCTCCTGTTCGTGTGTTGGTGGTCCAGCATCTTCGCAGTCACCGGCTGCATCAGAG TGGATGGATATTCATGTGTGAGTGCCTACTGGGACAAGATTACCTGTGTCTTGAACATCACTAGTACTCCTGAGGGACAGTCCAACAGCACCTACAGCTTGAAATTCACTGATATTAA gAAGGGCATGAATTCCACTTGTCCACTTGTCATGATGAACAACAGGTACAGCTGTGTCTGTAAAGTTGGGAGCAGAAAAATTTTTACCAGTACCAAAAGCTATGCCATACAACTTTGCAATGAGTCTGGCTGCAGTTCCCTAATAGCGAACTTTAGTCCATCACAGAACA tTCAGCTGACACCCCCACATCAACTTGAGGTCCAACAAACACCAGATAATTTCAACATCACTTGGAAAAGTGGATATGAAGACAATCCTTACCTCGCCACTTATCTTGAATATGAACTCTCACTTCAAAACTCTAAAAGCAGTGGGAGCAAA ACCCTCAAAAGATACGAGAAGTTTATATGGCTTCCAAGATTACAATTTGACTCATATGCTACATATTGCATTAAAGTCAGATCAAAACCTTTTGTAAAGTTATATAATGGAACTTGGAGTAAATGGAGTCCACAAACATGCTGGACAAAGGACGAGCAAAAAG TTTTCTTAGAACAAGAAAACATATCAGTCATGTTGACCAAATATCTGGGCccagtgtgtgtggttgttggAGTTCTGCTGTTTGTATTCTACAGTCCTGCTACAAG AATGAAGATAAAAACTCTGTCTCACACACCATCACCAGTCCCTTTCTTTCAATCCTTGTTTGAAAAACACGAGGGCAATCTCCAG GAATGGCTTTCACCTCAAGGCAAATTTGCACTAACATACAAAACTGAGGAGATCTTGATATCAGATGCTGTGACTGTCGTGCCGGTACCCATCACAAAGGACCTAGAGGAGAAACAGGAGTTCCACAACCCTTCAGTAGCACAACTGGCATTCAATCAGTGTCAAACCTCCTATTTCAGCTTACCTGGGATGCATGGGGCCTCCCAACCTATGACTATGGTCTGTCCAGGGGAAACTTCTTACACTCAGCTCCCTCACTCTGTCTGGGGCTTCGGCATCGGAGAAGTACGAGCGGTGTCCGCTTCACCCGAAGATTTCTTAGAGATCAGCCATGCCGACTCTGGTTGCAGCTGTGAGGATCTGACCCAAAGCACAGGGTGCAGTTTACCAAGCAGTCCCGTTGTTGACAGTTCACCACCATGTTACAGTAGCGATTACTGCATTctcaacaaaacagcagaaggCGTTGTTCCTGTTTTAGTGTCCAAATGA